One region of Monomorium pharaonis isolate MP-MQ-018 chromosome 11, ASM1337386v2, whole genome shotgun sequence genomic DNA includes:
- the LOC105829137 gene encoding diacylglycerol kinase eta isoform X5, protein MSKQGRARSRRSRFKVITPLRSLVFCGENRQNMEEWLNVLRTATESQPQGDPGTAEFLGGNHQWYATNHARPTYCNVCRDALHGVTSHGLSCEACKYKVHKRCSAKAINNCKWTTLASIGKDIIEEPDGNITMPHQWMEGNLPVSSKCFICDKTCGSVLRLQDWRCLWCKATVHSTCKPARNTPCLLGPAKLSVVPPTALHSIGSDEAWEAVRPTGCSPLLVFVNSKSGDNQGVKFLRRFKQLLNPAQVFDLIKAGPGPGLRLFRHFDPFRILVCSGDGSVGWVLSEIDRLGMHAKQCQIGVLPLGTGNDLARVLGWGSSCDDDTHLPQLLEKYEKASTKMLDRWSIMTFERSISLPCHKVTQPDPAIKSSIAHQYEDSVLAHITNILQSDQESIVISSAKILCETVKDFATHILEASLNTGDQQLEEKCTILQQKLDLLLQTLSKEENYLSDNTDEIDVGTLKTETFSNVQEKGALEKPEKEMTNLKKVKRRYMERDVVMSRANSLKRAIRRLVEHTETTVDEQNNPSDEKQGSKLPNITVISDSSSINIITNKKQQLDIPGLSQTDRLDNISLIPTVGSASSLEILSPCPSPTPNVASLSPMPDLRRDSQPEELLTLPAPDGFADSRRNSENIPQGILSFDVTTVQIVGGQQEAQTANDNFLSSEPTQVEASSDVPVTVTKTTLDTSTPSDDATMQDTIVSPDTDSLHSKNISPEHVQKPTIAKVGTRGSCTNSIISTDSIVSETFDSNSYTVRNSESEIGHIDSDIFDSTKRSESSEIGHIDSPDNSDMLSSETQHSESGLEDLSSLGQDVISAIMGEKYDSVREGLEIEESHRYCGLAQFSEGNDIGRHSFKKSMKNTKTDKETMLSKYKTMDGLATCVRVSGTKSSQSVETNVILGSKFETIEKEKASDLLGAPVCCFTVSSDNTQTNEKCVTNFPPQISVIVDPPSPSLSIGSHHKLNVDYNLDPHDKQYSSGNSMERLSVELPDSGFSPQATRRISSGSLLKASEVVSLAATTARLGGSSISLRHERAKSVDKTEDVKKLPIINPLVRLPMWPNVSGGAGLISQALLANADALCAAVSPLMDPDETLMEGYFERCVMNNYFGIGIDAKISLDFHNKREEHPEKCRSRAKNYMWYGVLGSKQWIQKTYKNLEQRVQLECDGQRIPLPSLQGIVVLNIPSFMGGTNFWGGTKEGDLFLAPSFDDRILEVVAVFGSVQMAASRLINLQHHRIAQCQTVQINILGEEGVPIQVDGEAWIQPPGIIRIIHKNRMQMLYRNRALETSLRAWEEKQRNTLSAVTQSTSSTISNASQHRAQLQICSKPPQLNDEELSILFNFIEAVTTLVKWVKLLIISHPSLEPDLYQVASRTANALEQVHPDGKILQGISLRPRVTELVSSARQLYEDSCELLRDKAHNLKLREDLENKLSLSLACMEQELRKCTFDEGGTGLVYLQNISTDEQFRRFGGNSSGAGHPARDQVTTWGVQEVCTWLENMQLGEYAEKFVSHDIRGRELLTLARRDLKELGITKVGHVKRILQAINDLNN, encoded by the exons ATGTCGAAGCAAGGGAGAGCCCGCTCCCGTCGCTCTCGATTCAAG GTGATAACTCCGCTTCGCTCTCTAGTTTTTTGTGGTGAAAACAGACAAAACATGGAGGAGTGGTTGAACGTCCTAAGAACAGCGACGGAGAGTCAACCTCAGGGTGATCCTGGAACTGCCGAGTTCCTGGGAGGTAATCATCAGTGGTACGCAACTAATCACGCCAGACCTACGTATTGCAACGTCTGTAGAGATGCTCTACATG GTGTTACTTCCCACGGTTTAAGTTGCGAAGCTTGTAAATACAAGGTACATAAAAGATGTAGTGCaaaagcaataaataattgcaaGTGGACCACTTTAGCATCCATTGGGAAAGATATCATTGAAGAGCCAGATGGG AACATCACAATGCCACATCAGTGGATGGAGGGAAATTTACCAGTGTCCTCAAAATGCTTTATCTGCGATAAGACATGTGGCTCTGTACTTAG GCTTCAAGATTGGCGATGTTTATGGTGCAAAGCAACTGTGCACTCGACATGCAAACCTGCCAGAAATACACCGTGTCTACTAGGACCAGCTAAACTCAGTGTAGTGCCTCCTACAGCTTTGCACAGTATAG gtAGCGACGAAGCTTGGGAAGCAGTTAGACCTACGGGATGCAGTCCACTTTTAGTATTTGTAAACAGTAAATCTGGTGACAATCAAGGTGTTAAGTTTCTTAGGAGATTTAAACAATTACTGAATCCCGCACAAGTGTTCGACCTTATAAAAGCAGGGCCAGGTCCAGg ATTAAGACTGTTTCGACACTTTGATCCATTCCGGATTTTAGTGTGTAGTGGTGATGGATCTGTAGGATGGGTACTTTCGGAAATTGATCGACTTGGAATGCAT GCG AAGCAATGTCAAATTGGGGTACTACCTTTAGGGACAGGGAATGACTTGGCGCGTGTATTAGGCTGGGGATCGTCATGCGATGATGACACACATTTACCTCAACTACTGGAGAAATACGAAAAAGCAAGCACAAAAATGCTGGATCGATGGAGTATTATGACATTCGAACGCAGCATATCTCTGCCATGTCACAAAGTGACTCAGCCTGATCCGGCTATAAAATCGAGCATAGCTCATCAATATGAGGACAGCGTTCTTGCTcatataacaaacattttgcAATCTGATCAGGAGAGCATAGTTATATCTAGTGCCAA aattttatgtgaaaCAGTAAAAGATTTTGCAACACATATACTGGAAGCCAGTCTAAACACAGGGGACCAACAATTGGAAGAAAAATGCACAATACTTCAACAAAAACTTGACCTGTTGTTGCAAACATTATCGAAAGAAGAAAACTATTTATCCGATAACACAGATGAAATTGACGTTGGCACTCTAAAAACCGAAACTTTTAGCAACGTTCAGGAGAAAGGTGCTTTAGAAAAGCCTGAGAAAGaaatgacaaatttaaaaaaagttaaaagacgTTATATGGAGAGAGATGTTGTGATGTCtag AGCAAATAGCTTGAAGAGAGCTATTAGAAGATTAGTGGAACATACAGAAACTACTGTCGATGAGCAGAACAATCCTTCGGACGAGAAGCAGGGCAGTAAGTTGCCAAATATCACTGTAATATCTGATAGTtcttctataaatattataacaa ACAAGAAACAGCAATTAGATATCCCTGGTTTATCACAAACAGATCGACTCGACAACATAAGTTTGATACCAACTGTAGGATCTGCCAGTAGCTTAGAGATTCTCTCACCTTGTCCAAGTCCTACTCCTAACGTGGCATCTTTGAGCCCGATGCCCGATTTAAGGAGAGATTCGCAACCCGAAGAATTACTGACTCTTCCTGCACCCGACGGTTTCGCCGATAGTAGGCGAAACAGCGAAAATATACCACAAGG AATTCTCAGTTTTGACGTGACCACAGTACAAATTGTCGGTGGTCAACAAGAAGCTCAGACAGCTAATGATAATTTTCTGTCGTCCGAACCCACACAAGTAGAAGCTTCTTCCGACGTTCCTGTAACAGTAACAAAGACCACTTTGGACACAAGTACACCATCAGACGATGCGACCATGCAAGACACTATCGTTTCTCCTGACACGGATTCGCttcattctaaaaatatttcgccAGAGCACGTACAAAAACCTACGATAGCGAAAGTGGGAACTAGAGGTAGCTGTACTAATAGTATCATCAGTACAGATAGCATAGTTTCCGAAACTTTTGATTCCAATAGTTACACTGTACGAAATAGCGAGAGTGAAATTG GGCATATAGACAGCGATATATTTGACTCCACAAAAAGATCTGAAAGCTCGGAGATCGGGCACATCGATTCGCCGGATAATTCCGATATGCTCTCCAGCGAAACTCAACATTCGGAAAGTGGCTTGGAGGATTTAAGCTCCCTCGGACAGGATGTGATTAGTGCAATAATGGGTGAGAAGTATGATTCTGTCAGGGAAGGCTTAGAAATTGAAGAGTCACATAGATATTGTGGTTTAGCCCAATTCAGCGAGGGAAATGATATTGGAAGGCACTCGTTCAAGAAAAGCATGAAAAATACAAAGACGGATAAAGAG ACAATGCTGagtaaatataaaacgatGGATGGCTTGGCAACGTGTGTACGTGTCTCAGGAACGAAATCGTCGCAATCTGTGGAAACGAATGTAATACTTGGATCTAAGTTTGAAAccattgaaaaagaaaaagcgtCCGATTTGCTGGGAGCACCGGTATGCTGTTTCACCGTCTCGTCGGACAATACGCAGACCAACGAAAAGTGCGTTACAAATTTCCCACCGCAGATTAGCGTTATCGTTGATCCACCAAGTCCATCGTTATCGATTGGGAGTCATCACAAACTTAATGTAGATTATAATCTGGATCCACATGACAAGCAATACAGTAGCGGCAACAGTATGGAAAGAT TGAGCGTGGAGCTCCCCGATTCAGGCTTCTCTCCGCAAGCTACACGGCGTATAAGCAGTGGCAGTTTGTTGAAGGCATCGGAGGTTGTGTCATTGGCGGCAACTACTGCACGTCTAGGTGGCTCGAGCATAAGCTTGCGTCATGAAAGAGCGAAATCTGTAGACAAAACGGAGGACGTAAAGAAACTCCCTATAATAAATCCTTTAGTTCGATTGCCTATGTGGCCAA ATGTAAGTGGCGGAGCTGGTCTCATCAGTCAAGCATTACTGGCAAATGCAGATGCTCTATGTGCAGCGGTATCTCCTTTAATGGATCCAGATGAAACGTTAAT GGAAGGTTACTTTGAACGATGCGTCATGAACAATTACTTCGGTATCGGCATAGATGCGAAGATCAGTCTCGACTTTCACAATAAGAGAGAAGAACACCCAGAGAAATGTCGATCGCGTGCCAAGAATTACATGTGGTACGGTGTCTTAGGTTCTAAACAATGGATACAAAAAACCTACAAAAATCTCGAACAGAGGGTTCAGCTGGAATGCGATGGCCAAAGAATACCATTGCCTTCTTTGCAAGGGATTGTTGTGTTAAATATACCAAG CTTCATGGGCGGCACGAATTTCTGGGGAGGTACGAAGGAAGGGGATTTATTCTTAGCACCGTCGTTCGATGATCGCATATTGGAAGTGGTGGCAGTATTTGGATCTGTTCAAATGGCTGCCTCGCGACTCATCAATTTACAGCATCACAGAATAGCTCAATGCCAGACAGTTCAGATTAATATCTTGGGAGAAGAGGGTGTCCCTATACAGGTCGACGGTGAGGCTTGGATTCAACCACCTGGTATTATAAGGATTATACACAAGAATCGGATGCAAATGCTTTATAGAAATAga GCACTTGAAACCTCGTTGAGGGCATGGGAGGAGAAGCAACGCAATACATTAAGCGCCGTAACTCAATCTACTTCCTCTACTATAAGCAATGCGTCACAACATAGAGCACAACTGCAAATATGTAGTAAGCCTCCTCAGTTGAATGATGAAGAGCTCAGCAttctattcaattttattgaagccGTAACGACCTTAGTCAAGTGGGTAAAACTGTTAATTATATCGCATCCAAGCTTAGAACCAGATCTGTATCAAGTAGCCTCGCGAACAGCAAACGCGCTTGAACAAGTACATCCGGATGGTAAAATTCTGCAAGGG atAAGCTTGAGACCTAGAGTAACCGAGTTGGTATCAAGCGCGCGGCAATTGTACGAAGATTCTTGCGAGTTACTGCGCGATAAAGCTCATAACTTG AAATTACGAGAGGATTTAGAAAACAAGTTATCTCTGTCTCTAGCTTGTATGGAACAGGAATTACGAAAGTGCACCTTTGACGAAGGAGGCACAGGACTGGTTTACTTGCAAAACATTTCCACGGATGAGCAG TTTCGTCGCTTCGGTGGCAACTCGAGCGGTGCGGGTCATCCGGCGCGAGATCAAGTCACCACGTGGGGCGTGCAGGAGGTGTGCACCTGGCTGGAGAATATGCAACTGGGAGAATACGCTGAGAAATTCGTGTCTCACGATATACGCGGTAGAGAGCTATTAACCTTAGCTCGTCGTGATCTAAAGGAGCTGGGCATCACCAAGGTGGGGCATGTCAAACGCATCTTACAAGCCATCAATGATCTGAATAACTGA
- the LOC105829137 gene encoding diacylglycerol kinase eta isoform X6 has protein sequence MSKQGRARSRRSRFKVITPLRSLVFCGENRQNMEEWLNVLRTATESQPQGDPGTAEFLGGNHQWYATNHARPTYCNVCRDALHGVTSHGLSCEACKYKVHKRCSAKAINNCKWTTLASIGKDIIEEPDGNITMPHQWMEGNLPVSSKCFICDKTCGSVLRLQDWRCLWCKATVHSTCKPARNTPCLLGPAKLSVVPPTALHSIGSDEAWEAVRPTGCSPLLVFVNSKSGDNQGVKFLRRFKQLLNPAQVFDLIKAGPGPGLRLFRHFDPFRILVCSGDGSVGWVLSEIDRLGMHAKQCQIGVLPLGTGNDLARVLGWGSSCDDDTHLPQLLEKYEKASTKMLDRWSIMTFERSISLPCHKVTQPDPAIKSSIAHQYEDSVLAHITNILQSDQESIVISSAKILCETVKDFATHILEASLNTGDQQLEEKCTILQQKLDLLLQTLSKEENYLSDNTDEIDVGTLKTETFSNVQEKGALEKPEKEMTNLKKVKRRYMERDVVMSRANSLKRAIRRLVEHTETTVDEQNNPSDEKQGSKLPNITVISDSSSINIITNRLDNISLIPTVGSASSLEILSPCPSPTPNVASLSPMPDLRRDSQPEELLTLPAPDGFADSRRNSENIPQGILSFDVTTVQIVGGQQEAQTANDNFLSSEPTQVEASSDVPVTVTKTTLDTSTPSDDATMQDTIVSPDTDSLHSKNISPEHVQKPTIAKVGTRGSCTNSIISTDSIVSETFDSNSYTVRNSESEIGHIDSDIFDSTKRSESSEIGHIDSPDNSDMLSSETQHSESGLEDLSSLGQDVISAIMGEKYDSVREGLEIEESHRYCGLAQFSEGNDIGRHSFKKSMKNTKTDKETMLSKYKTMDGLATCVRVSGTKSSQSVETNVILGSKFETIEKEKASDLLGAPVCCFTVSSDNTQTNEKCVTNFPPQISVIVDPPSPSLSIGSHHKLNVDYNLDPHDKQYSSGNSMERLSVELPDSGFSPQATRRISSGSLLKASEVVSLAATTARLGGSSISLRHERAKSVDKTEDVKKLPIINPLVRLPMWPNVSGGAGLISQALLANADALCAAVSPLMDPDETLMEGYFERCVMNNYFGIGIDAKISLDFHNKREEHPEKCRSRAKNYMWYGVLGSKQWIQKTYKNLEQRVQLECDGQRIPLPSLQGIVVLNIPSFMGGTNFWGGTKEGDLFLAPSFDDRILEVVAVFGSVQMAASRLINLQHHRIAQCQTVQINILGEEGVPIQVDGEAWIQPPGIIRIIHKNRMQMLYRNRALETSLRAWEEKQRNTLSAVTQSTSSTISNASQHRAQLQICSKPPQLNDEELSILFNFIEAVTTLVKWVKLLIISHPSLEPDLYQVASRTANALEQVHPDGKILQGISLRPRVTELVSSARQLYEDSCELLRDKAHNLKLREDLENKLSLSLACMEQELRKCTFDEGGTGLVYLQNISTDEQGDKKNRHRGLFWLKFRRFGGNSSGAGHPARDQVTTWGVQEVCTWLENMQLGEYAEKFVSHDIRGRELLTLARRDLKELGITKVGHVKRILQAINDLNN, from the exons ATGTCGAAGCAAGGGAGAGCCCGCTCCCGTCGCTCTCGATTCAAG GTGATAACTCCGCTTCGCTCTCTAGTTTTTTGTGGTGAAAACAGACAAAACATGGAGGAGTGGTTGAACGTCCTAAGAACAGCGACGGAGAGTCAACCTCAGGGTGATCCTGGAACTGCCGAGTTCCTGGGAGGTAATCATCAGTGGTACGCAACTAATCACGCCAGACCTACGTATTGCAACGTCTGTAGAGATGCTCTACATG GTGTTACTTCCCACGGTTTAAGTTGCGAAGCTTGTAAATACAAGGTACATAAAAGATGTAGTGCaaaagcaataaataattgcaaGTGGACCACTTTAGCATCCATTGGGAAAGATATCATTGAAGAGCCAGATGGG AACATCACAATGCCACATCAGTGGATGGAGGGAAATTTACCAGTGTCCTCAAAATGCTTTATCTGCGATAAGACATGTGGCTCTGTACTTAG GCTTCAAGATTGGCGATGTTTATGGTGCAAAGCAACTGTGCACTCGACATGCAAACCTGCCAGAAATACACCGTGTCTACTAGGACCAGCTAAACTCAGTGTAGTGCCTCCTACAGCTTTGCACAGTATAG gtAGCGACGAAGCTTGGGAAGCAGTTAGACCTACGGGATGCAGTCCACTTTTAGTATTTGTAAACAGTAAATCTGGTGACAATCAAGGTGTTAAGTTTCTTAGGAGATTTAAACAATTACTGAATCCCGCACAAGTGTTCGACCTTATAAAAGCAGGGCCAGGTCCAGg ATTAAGACTGTTTCGACACTTTGATCCATTCCGGATTTTAGTGTGTAGTGGTGATGGATCTGTAGGATGGGTACTTTCGGAAATTGATCGACTTGGAATGCAT GCG AAGCAATGTCAAATTGGGGTACTACCTTTAGGGACAGGGAATGACTTGGCGCGTGTATTAGGCTGGGGATCGTCATGCGATGATGACACACATTTACCTCAACTACTGGAGAAATACGAAAAAGCAAGCACAAAAATGCTGGATCGATGGAGTATTATGACATTCGAACGCAGCATATCTCTGCCATGTCACAAAGTGACTCAGCCTGATCCGGCTATAAAATCGAGCATAGCTCATCAATATGAGGACAGCGTTCTTGCTcatataacaaacattttgcAATCTGATCAGGAGAGCATAGTTATATCTAGTGCCAA aattttatgtgaaaCAGTAAAAGATTTTGCAACACATATACTGGAAGCCAGTCTAAACACAGGGGACCAACAATTGGAAGAAAAATGCACAATACTTCAACAAAAACTTGACCTGTTGTTGCAAACATTATCGAAAGAAGAAAACTATTTATCCGATAACACAGATGAAATTGACGTTGGCACTCTAAAAACCGAAACTTTTAGCAACGTTCAGGAGAAAGGTGCTTTAGAAAAGCCTGAGAAAGaaatgacaaatttaaaaaaagttaaaagacgTTATATGGAGAGAGATGTTGTGATGTCtag AGCAAATAGCTTGAAGAGAGCTATTAGAAGATTAGTGGAACATACAGAAACTACTGTCGATGAGCAGAACAATCCTTCGGACGAGAAGCAGGGCAGTAAGTTGCCAAATATCACTGTAATATCTGATAGTtcttctataaatattataacaa ATCGACTCGACAACATAAGTTTGATACCAACTGTAGGATCTGCCAGTAGCTTAGAGATTCTCTCACCTTGTCCAAGTCCTACTCCTAACGTGGCATCTTTGAGCCCGATGCCCGATTTAAGGAGAGATTCGCAACCCGAAGAATTACTGACTCTTCCTGCACCCGACGGTTTCGCCGATAGTAGGCGAAACAGCGAAAATATACCACAAGG AATTCTCAGTTTTGACGTGACCACAGTACAAATTGTCGGTGGTCAACAAGAAGCTCAGACAGCTAATGATAATTTTCTGTCGTCCGAACCCACACAAGTAGAAGCTTCTTCCGACGTTCCTGTAACAGTAACAAAGACCACTTTGGACACAAGTACACCATCAGACGATGCGACCATGCAAGACACTATCGTTTCTCCTGACACGGATTCGCttcattctaaaaatatttcgccAGAGCACGTACAAAAACCTACGATAGCGAAAGTGGGAACTAGAGGTAGCTGTACTAATAGTATCATCAGTACAGATAGCATAGTTTCCGAAACTTTTGATTCCAATAGTTACACTGTACGAAATAGCGAGAGTGAAATTG GGCATATAGACAGCGATATATTTGACTCCACAAAAAGATCTGAAAGCTCGGAGATCGGGCACATCGATTCGCCGGATAATTCCGATATGCTCTCCAGCGAAACTCAACATTCGGAAAGTGGCTTGGAGGATTTAAGCTCCCTCGGACAGGATGTGATTAGTGCAATAATGGGTGAGAAGTATGATTCTGTCAGGGAAGGCTTAGAAATTGAAGAGTCACATAGATATTGTGGTTTAGCCCAATTCAGCGAGGGAAATGATATTGGAAGGCACTCGTTCAAGAAAAGCATGAAAAATACAAAGACGGATAAAGAG ACAATGCTGagtaaatataaaacgatGGATGGCTTGGCAACGTGTGTACGTGTCTCAGGAACGAAATCGTCGCAATCTGTGGAAACGAATGTAATACTTGGATCTAAGTTTGAAAccattgaaaaagaaaaagcgtCCGATTTGCTGGGAGCACCGGTATGCTGTTTCACCGTCTCGTCGGACAATACGCAGACCAACGAAAAGTGCGTTACAAATTTCCCACCGCAGATTAGCGTTATCGTTGATCCACCAAGTCCATCGTTATCGATTGGGAGTCATCACAAACTTAATGTAGATTATAATCTGGATCCACATGACAAGCAATACAGTAGCGGCAACAGTATGGAAAGAT TGAGCGTGGAGCTCCCCGATTCAGGCTTCTCTCCGCAAGCTACACGGCGTATAAGCAGTGGCAGTTTGTTGAAGGCATCGGAGGTTGTGTCATTGGCGGCAACTACTGCACGTCTAGGTGGCTCGAGCATAAGCTTGCGTCATGAAAGAGCGAAATCTGTAGACAAAACGGAGGACGTAAAGAAACTCCCTATAATAAATCCTTTAGTTCGATTGCCTATGTGGCCAA ATGTAAGTGGCGGAGCTGGTCTCATCAGTCAAGCATTACTGGCAAATGCAGATGCTCTATGTGCAGCGGTATCTCCTTTAATGGATCCAGATGAAACGTTAAT GGAAGGTTACTTTGAACGATGCGTCATGAACAATTACTTCGGTATCGGCATAGATGCGAAGATCAGTCTCGACTTTCACAATAAGAGAGAAGAACACCCAGAGAAATGTCGATCGCGTGCCAAGAATTACATGTGGTACGGTGTCTTAGGTTCTAAACAATGGATACAAAAAACCTACAAAAATCTCGAACAGAGGGTTCAGCTGGAATGCGATGGCCAAAGAATACCATTGCCTTCTTTGCAAGGGATTGTTGTGTTAAATATACCAAG CTTCATGGGCGGCACGAATTTCTGGGGAGGTACGAAGGAAGGGGATTTATTCTTAGCACCGTCGTTCGATGATCGCATATTGGAAGTGGTGGCAGTATTTGGATCTGTTCAAATGGCTGCCTCGCGACTCATCAATTTACAGCATCACAGAATAGCTCAATGCCAGACAGTTCAGATTAATATCTTGGGAGAAGAGGGTGTCCCTATACAGGTCGACGGTGAGGCTTGGATTCAACCACCTGGTATTATAAGGATTATACACAAGAATCGGATGCAAATGCTTTATAGAAATAga GCACTTGAAACCTCGTTGAGGGCATGGGAGGAGAAGCAACGCAATACATTAAGCGCCGTAACTCAATCTACTTCCTCTACTATAAGCAATGCGTCACAACATAGAGCACAACTGCAAATATGTAGTAAGCCTCCTCAGTTGAATGATGAAGAGCTCAGCAttctattcaattttattgaagccGTAACGACCTTAGTCAAGTGGGTAAAACTGTTAATTATATCGCATCCAAGCTTAGAACCAGATCTGTATCAAGTAGCCTCGCGAACAGCAAACGCGCTTGAACAAGTACATCCGGATGGTAAAATTCTGCAAGGG atAAGCTTGAGACCTAGAGTAACCGAGTTGGTATCAAGCGCGCGGCAATTGTACGAAGATTCTTGCGAGTTACTGCGCGATAAAGCTCATAACTTG AAATTACGAGAGGATTTAGAAAACAAGTTATCTCTGTCTCTAGCTTGTATGGAACAGGAATTACGAAAGTGCACCTTTGACGAAGGAGGCACAGGACTGGTTTACTTGCAAAACATTTCCACGGATGAGCAG ggagataaaaaaaatcgtcatCGAGGGTTGTTCTGGTTAAAGTTTCGTCGCTTCGGTGGCAACTCGAGCGGTGCGGGTCATCCGGCGCGAGATCAAGTCACCACGTGGGGCGTGCAGGAGGTGTGCACCTGGCTGGAGAATATGCAACTGGGAGAATACGCTGAGAAATTCGTGTCTCACGATATACGCGGTAGAGAGCTATTAACCTTAGCTCGTCGTGATCTAAAGGAGCTGGGCATCACCAAGGTGGGGCATGTCAAACGCATCTTACAAGCCATCAATGATCTGAATAACTGA